The Sphingomonas aliaeris genome segment CGACCGATCGGACGAATGCCGGTTCGGCAGGCCCAGACATCACGGTCACCGCCTGTCGTTCAGAGCGGATTTCCGTCGCGATCGCGCAGCACTTCGCGGCGGCCGACATGGTCGGGACGGCCGACGATGCCGTCTTTCTCCATGCGTTCGATCAGCCGCGCCGCGCTGTTATAGCCGACGCGTAACTGACGTTGCAGCCAACTGGTCGATGCCTTCTGGCTTTCCACGACCAATTGGATCGCGCTGCGATATTGCTGGTCCTCCGCGGAATCCTCGCCGTCCGGTGCCCCATCCAGCGCGAAGCCGTCCTCCGGTTCCTCGGTGACGGACTGGATGTAATCGGGCTTGCCCTGCCCGCGCCAGTGATCCGCCACCGCGCGCACCTCGTCGTCGCTGACGAACGGCCCGTGGACGCGCACCGTGCCCTTGCCGCCGGGCATATACAGCATGTCGCCCTTGCCCAGCAGCTGTTCGGCGCCCTGTTCGCCCAGGATCGTCCGCGAATCGATCTTCGACGTGACGTGGAAGCTGATGCGCGTCGGCAGGTTGGCCTTGATGACGCCGGTGATGACATCGACCGAGGGTCGCTGCGTCGCCATAATCAGGTGAATGCCCGCCGCACGCGCCTTCTGCGCCAGACGCTGGATGAGGAATTCGACTTCCTTGCCCGCGGTCATCATCAGATCGGCCAGCTCGTCGACGATCACCACGATCTGCGGCAACGGGACGAAGTCGAGCGTTTCCTCTTCGTAGATCGGCTGGCGCGTATCGGGGTCGTACCCCGTCTGCACCTTGCGTCCCAACGGCTGCCCCTTGGCCTTCGCCGCCCGCACCTTGTCGTTGAAGCTGGCAAGGCTGCGCACGCCGACCGACGACATCTGGCGATAGCGGTCCTCCATCTGCTCGACCGCCCATTTCAGCGCGCGGACCGACTTGGCCGGGTCGGTGACGACCGGGGACAATAGATGCGGGATATCGTCGTACATGCTGAGTTCCAGCATCTTCGGATCGATCATGATCATGCGGCACTGGTCCGGCGTCAGCCGGTACAGCAACGACAGGATCATGCAGTTCAGCCCGACCGACTTGCCCGAGCCGGTGGTACCTGCGACGAGCAGGTGCGGCATCGGTGCCAGATCGGCGATGACGGGGTCGCCCGCGATGTTCTTGCCCAGCACCAGTGGCAGCGACGCGGACTGATCCTCGAACGTCTGCGATGCGATCAGTTCGTGCAGCCCGACGGTCTCGCGACGTGTGTTGGGCAATTCGATGCCGATCACGGTGCGCCCCGGAATCGTCGCGACGCGCGCGGAGATCGCCGACATGTTGCGCGCGATATCGTCGGCCAGCTGGATCACGCGGCTCGCCTTGATGCCGCTAGCCGGTTCCAGTTCGTACATCGTGACGACCGGACCGGGGCGAACCTCGACGATCGATCCCTTGACGTGGAAATCGTCCAACACCGATTCGAGCAAGCGCGCATTGCGCTCCAGCGACGCCTTGTCGATCGCCGCGCCGGGTGCCGGCGGCGCGGGAACGAGCAGGTCGATCGACGGCAGGCGGTAATTATTGTCGCGCAGATCGAGTCGCTCCTGCTGCGCCTTCGGCTTGGCGACGGACGGCGCGACGTTGCGATCGGCGATCACCGGGCCGGGCCGGGCATCGGGCATCGCCACGGCACGCGGCGCGGGGGCGGACTTTCGCGCCGGTTCAGCCACCACATCGTCTTCGTCGAATTCGTCCGCATCGGCGATCAGGCGCGGTTGTGCCTTAAACCGCGGCAGGCTGGGCAATCGCGGGCGGGTCAGCGCGATCTGCAGGCTGCGCGCCCATATCACCAACCCCACGATCCCGGCCAGCAGTCCGACGGCGCGGCCGGTCCACAGGATCGCGGTCGTATCGCCGATGAAACCGATCGCCCAATGCAACGCCTCGGCCAGGCCGAGCCCCATTACGCCGCCCCATCCAGCGGGCAATGCCAGCACGGACGATGCGGCGAAGAACGATATCGCGGTACCGATCAGCACCGCTCCGAGCACCCCGCCGCCCAGCATGCGCACCCAGCGCCCGGCCGGTTCGTCCCGCCACAGCCGCAAAGCGACGATCGGCGCGATCGGCAACAGCAGCACGACCGTCCAGCCGAACAGCGACAAAGCGAGATCGGCGAACCAAGCGCCCGGCAAGCCCAGCCAATTCTCCGCCGGGCCACCGGCCGCGGTGTTCAGCGACGGGTCGCCCGAATGATAGCTGGCCAGCGCGATGACCATAACGATCGTCGCGCAGAACAGCGCCAGCGCACCCAGCAGCGCGCTGCTGCGCACCGCCCCCGCTTTCACCGTCTCGCGCCACAGCGCTGGTCGAGCCCGGCTCGCCATGATCTTGTCCCCGTCTGTCCGCTGTTCGTTCCCGAAATCATCCGCTTTCGGGAGTCCGGCGTCAAGATGCCGCGCTTTTTGGGACGGCTGGATATGGTCGCTGGCGCAGCGCTTTGGATTGGCAGCGCGGCCGCAGCGGCCTAGGGTCGCCGTCATGGAAAAAGCAGATGTTATCATCTTGGGCGGCGGACTGGTCGGCAGCGCGTTGGCCGTCGCGCTCGATAAGCATGGGATGCGCGCGATCGTCGTCGATATCGCGGATCCAGACGTGATCCACGCCGCCGGTTTCGACGGACGTGCCTCCGCTATCGCCAGCGCGCCGTATCGGATGCTCGGCACGATCGGGGTCCTCGATCGCCTCGAGGGCCAAGGCTGTCCGATCGCGGGCATACGCGTCAGCGACGGTCTGGAACCCGGGGCGCTCGATTTCGAACCCGGCTCGGATGACGGTGCGCTCGGCCATATGTTCGAGAACCGGCTGTTGCGGCGCGCGCTGTACGATGCCGCGGTGGCGGCGCCGAATGTCGATCTGCGCATGAAGACACGCGCGGTCTCCGTCGATCGCGGCGAACACGGCGTAGTGGCGACGCTCGATTCGGGCGCGACGGTGTCCGCGCCGTTGCTGATCGCGGCGGAGGGGCGGAATTCCCCGACTCGCGACGCCGCCGGTATCCGTACCGCGCGCTGGACGTACGATCACGCCGCGATCGTCACCTCGCTGCACCACGAACATAGCCATGAGAATATCGCGTTCGAGATCTTCTATCCGCAAGGCCCGTTCGCGATCCTGCCGCTGAACGACGATGCCGACGGACACCGCTCCGCGATCGTCTGGTCGGTGTCGCGGGCCGAGGCGCCGGGCATGTTGAAACTGTCCGAACGCGGCTTCCTGGCGGAGGCGGAGAAGAAGATGGGTGGGTTCCTCGGCCGGTTGGGGCCATTGGGCGCTCGCTCCAGCTATCCGCTCGGCTTTCATCATGCGGCGCAGATCGTGTCGAACCGGCTAGCACTCGTCGGGGACGCGGCGCACGGTATCCACCCGATCGCGGGACAGGGCGTCAATGTCGGCTTCCGCGACGTGGCGACATTGGTCGAGGTATTGGTGGAGGGAAAACGCCTCGGCCTCGATCTGGGCGACCCGGCACTGCTCGCGCGCTACCAGCGCTGGCGCAGTCTGGACACGTTAATGGTGTCTGTGGCGACGGACGGCCTGCAGCGCCTGTTCGGCATCCCCGGCAAGACCGCCAACGCCGCCCGCCGCTTCGGTCTGTCGGCGGTGCAGAAGCTGCCCGCGCTGAAGGATCGCTTCATGGCCGAAGCGCGAGGTGAAAGTGGTGAAGTGCCGAAGTTGTTGCAGGGGATGAAAGTCTAGGATCGTTCGAGGTTTAAGGCGAACCGTCGCTTCTCCCGTCCATCGTCACCCCGGACTCGTTCCGGGGTCCACGGTTCGGCCCCGGGTATCGGCGAGAGGCTCCAGGGCACCGTTCGCGGCAGGGTGGACCCCAGAACGAGTCCGAGATGACGGTTGGAGAAAGTCCCGTTCCACGATCTCGAAGTTCGATCGGCCGCCTGCCGGCCGCTTTCTACTCACCCTTCAGCCGGATGCCTTCACCCAAAACCGTTCGTGCTGAGCTTGTCGAAGCACCTGTCCTCTGTACCCGTCCTTCGACAAGCTTGTCTGTCTGGAATGGTGTAATCGGCAAGGTGCCTGAGCCGGGTGGCCACCCGGCTCAGGCGGCGGATGTGAGGCCGTTCGACAAGCCGGTCGACAAAGACCGTTCCTGAGCAGGGCCACATCCGTCTTCCCAAACCCCGGACAGTTGCCTGGGGCCGTGCTTACGGACCCCGCATGACAAGCTTGGGAGACCGGATCATGTCACACTCCGACCTCTTTGTCGGCATCGATGTTGCCAAGGACGAACTCGTTATCCACGCTCATCCGGCAGGAATGCTCTGGCGGGTACCCAATACCAAGACCGGCATTGCCGCACTCGGCCGCAAGCTTGTCCGGCTTGCCGGTACGGCGTGCCTGCGGATCGGCTTCGAGGCATCGGGCGGTTACGAGCGCAAGCTCGCCATCCTGCTCGATCGGATGGACGTTACAGCCTATCTCCTCGATCCGGCACG includes the following:
- a CDS encoding DNA translocase FtsK produces the protein MASRARPALWRETVKAGAVRSSALLGALALFCATIVMVIALASYHSGDPSLNTAAGGPAENWLGLPGAWFADLALSLFGWTVVLLLPIAPIVALRLWRDEPAGRWVRMLGGGVLGAVLIGTAISFFAASSVLALPAGWGGVMGLGLAEALHWAIGFIGDTTAILWTGRAVGLLAGIVGLVIWARSLQIALTRPRLPSLPRFKAQPRLIADADEFDEDDVVAEPARKSAPAPRAVAMPDARPGPVIADRNVAPSVAKPKAQQERLDLRDNNYRLPSIDLLVPAPPAPGAAIDKASLERNARLLESVLDDFHVKGSIVEVRPGPVVTMYELEPASGIKASRVIQLADDIARNMSAISARVATIPGRTVIGIELPNTRRETVGLHELIASQTFEDQSASLPLVLGKNIAGDPVIADLAPMPHLLVAGTTGSGKSVGLNCMILSLLYRLTPDQCRMIMIDPKMLELSMYDDIPHLLSPVVTDPAKSVRALKWAVEQMEDRYRQMSSVGVRSLASFNDKVRAAKAKGQPLGRKVQTGYDPDTRQPIYEEETLDFVPLPQIVVIVDELADLMMTAGKEVEFLIQRLAQKARAAGIHLIMATQRPSVDVITGVIKANLPTRISFHVTSKIDSRTILGEQGAEQLLGKGDMLYMPGGKGTVRVHGPFVSDDEVRAVADHWRGQGKPDYIQSVTEEPEDGFALDGAPDGEDSAEDQQYRSAIQLVVESQKASTSWLQRQLRVGYNSAARLIERMEKDGIVGRPDHVGRREVLRDRDGNPL
- a CDS encoding UbiH/UbiF/VisC/COQ6 family ubiquinone biosynthesis hydroxylase, with product MEKADVIILGGGLVGSALAVALDKHGMRAIVVDIADPDVIHAAGFDGRASAIASAPYRMLGTIGVLDRLEGQGCPIAGIRVSDGLEPGALDFEPGSDDGALGHMFENRLLRRALYDAAVAAPNVDLRMKTRAVSVDRGEHGVVATLDSGATVSAPLLIAAEGRNSPTRDAAGIRTARWTYDHAAIVTSLHHEHSHENIAFEIFYPQGPFAILPLNDDADGHRSAIVWSVSRAEAPGMLKLSERGFLAEAEKKMGGFLGRLGPLGARSSYPLGFHHAAQIVSNRLALVGDAAHGIHPIAGQGVNVGFRDVATLVEVLVEGKRLGLDLGDPALLARYQRWRSLDTLMVSVATDGLQRLFGIPGKTANAARRFGLSAVQKLPALKDRFMAEARGESGEVPKLLQGMKV